One genomic window of uncultured delta proteobacterium includes the following:
- a CDS encoding conserved hypothetical protein (Evidence 4 : Homologs of previously reported genes of unknown function): protein MSGTSPVFVLLTDFGLADPYAGQLKAALFVHAPSVPILDLSHGVPPFAVPTGAFFLAASRRYYPKGAIFICVVDPGVGSFRDLVCITNANHTLLGPDNGLLALACRDMRREGPVSIHTLVPSSLPAANTFHGRDILAPIAASLASGSAIHAVGARPRKKIFTPPWAEPEHGSGEIICTVLHADRFGNCILNLPNEDELLLYPRLSLYIPKSGNSVALQEVTHYAELPASAAGILPGGQGFYEVAMANAPAAEHLDLAPGDACHIRGDLWGQV from the coding sequence ATGAGCGGGACCTCCCCGGTCTTTGTGCTGCTGACGGATTTCGGCCTGGCCGACCCCTACGCCGGCCAACTCAAGGCCGCGCTGTTCGTGCATGCTCCGTCAGTTCCCATTCTGGATCTTTCGCACGGCGTACCGCCTTTTGCCGTTCCCACGGGCGCGTTTTTTCTCGCGGCCAGCCGCCGGTACTACCCGAAAGGCGCCATCTTCATCTGCGTGGTGGACCCCGGCGTGGGTTCATTCCGCGACCTCGTCTGCATCACGAACGCAAACCACACGCTGCTCGGGCCGGATAACGGACTCCTGGCCCTGGCCTGCCGGGACATGCGCCGTGAAGGCCCTGTTTCGATCCACACGCTGGTCCCTTCCTCCCTCCCGGCGGCCAACACCTTCCACGGCAGGGACATCCTCGCCCCGATCGCCGCGTCCCTGGCCTCCGGCTCGGCCATCCACGCCGTGGGCGCCCGCCCGCGGAAAAAGATCTTCACGCCTCCTTGGGCGGAACCGGAACACGGGTCCGGCGAAATTATCTGCACGGTCCTGCATGCGGACAGGTTCGGCAACTGCATTCTCAACCTCCCCAATGAAGACGAGCTTCTTCTCTACCCGCGCCTGTCCCTGTACATCCCGAAATCGGGCAACAGCGTTGCGCTGCAAGAGGTAACCCATTACGCGGAACTGCCCGCCAGCGCGGCGGGCATCCTTCCCGGCGGGCAGGGATTTTACGAAGTTGCCATGGCAAACGCCCCGGCCGCCGAGCACCTGGACCTCGCGCCCGGCGACGCGTGCCATATCCGGGGGGATCTCTGGGGGCAGGTATGA
- the atpB gene encoding ATP synthase subunit a, protein MDGLPHPVLISTLVGLDQVTLLGKTVEFKHVLYTWIGMAGLFGLGAYARTRLTIVPGKLQNVLETLIDGLEQMTVNAAGEEGRKFFSLLCTIFLFVFTLNVMGLIPAFDAPTANINTTLALAAFVFVFYNVLGIKRWGPGYIKHFLGPNPLLIPLMLPIELISHVARLVSLTLRLFGNIRGEEIALMVFFLLCPIISTVPVYFLFLLAKTLQAFIFFMLTMIYIKGALDHAH, encoded by the coding sequence ATGGACGGATTGCCGCATCCGGTACTCATCTCCACCCTGGTCGGCCTTGACCAGGTGACGCTGCTCGGCAAAACCGTGGAATTCAAACACGTCCTTTACACGTGGATAGGCATGGCGGGCCTCTTCGGCCTCGGCGCGTATGCCAGAACCCGGCTCACCATCGTGCCGGGCAAGCTCCAGAACGTGCTCGAGACGCTCATCGACGGCCTGGAACAAATGACCGTCAACGCCGCCGGGGAAGAAGGCCGCAAATTCTTCTCCCTCCTGTGCACCATCTTCCTGTTCGTCTTTACCCTGAACGTGATGGGCCTCATTCCCGCCTTTGACGCGCCGACGGCCAACATCAACACCACCCTGGCGCTGGCCGCCTTCGTCTTTGTCTTTTACAACGTTCTGGGCATCAAACGCTGGGGACCGGGATACATCAAACATTTCCTCGGGCCCAACCCGCTTTTGATACCGCTGATGCTCCCCATCGAGCTCATCAGCCACGTCGCGCGGCTCGTCTCGCTTACCTTGCGTCTTTTCGGCAATATCCGGGGGGAGGAAATCGCCCTGATGGTCTTTTTCCTGCTCTGCCCGATCATCAGCACGGTACCGGTCTACTTCCTGTTCCTGCTGGCGAAAACGTTGCAGGCTTTTATCTTTTTCATGCTGACCATGATCTACATCAAGGGCGCGCTGGATCACGCCCACTAG
- the cobS gene encoding Cobalamin synthase produces MTRAFRNALAFLSRLVPPPSPSAAPLSDGKNGLADAVPFYPLAGAILGLIAALPAMLVPAVAAWLYPLILAWLTRGLHWDGLADLADACGSNATGDRFWEIIKDSRIGAFGVMALVFAIAGQMLAAHGCIGSGNLFALILAPAYGRAMVIVLGRLTRPHPASTLAALIQPGTGSRSSLLALAATLAAAFFILRPLPFLAALGLTAACLAVLVRIASRHSGANGDFYGAVIIAAETAVLLAGGL; encoded by the coding sequence ATGACGCGCGCGTTCAGGAACGCCCTTGCCTTCCTCAGCCGTCTCGTCCCGCCGCCTTCCCCGTCCGCCGCCCCTTTATCGGACGGCAAAAACGGCCTGGCCGATGCCGTGCCGTTCTACCCCCTGGCCGGGGCGATTCTCGGCCTTATCGCCGCCCTGCCCGCCATGCTTGTTCCCGCTGTCGCCGCCTGGCTCTACCCCCTGATCCTGGCCTGGCTCACGCGCGGCCTGCACTGGGACGGCCTGGCGGACCTCGCCGACGCTTGCGGCAGCAACGCCACGGGCGACCGGTTCTGGGAAATCATCAAGGACAGCCGCATCGGGGCCTTCGGCGTGATGGCCCTCGTCTTCGCCATCGCCGGGCAGATGCTCGCGGCCCACGGCTGCATCGGGAGCGGCAACCTTTTCGCGCTGATCCTCGCGCCGGCGTATGGCCGGGCCATGGTTATCGTTCTGGGGCGGCTCACCCGTCCGCACCCCGCATCCACTTTGGCGGCGCTGATCCAGCCCGGCACCGGCTCGCGCTCCTCGCTGCTCGCCCTTGCCGCCACCCTGGCCGCCGCGTTCTTCATTCTCAGGCCGCTGCCGTTTCTGGCGGCTCTCGGCCTTACCGCCGCCTGCCTCGCCGTGCTCGTCCGCATCGCCTCCCGTCACAGCGGCGCCAACGGGGACTTTTACGGCGCCGTGATTATCGCCGCCGAAACCGCCGTTCTGCTCGCGGGCGGACTGTAG
- a CDS encoding conserved hypothetical protein (Evidence 4 : Homologs of previously reported genes of unknown function), whose protein sequence is MKKPEEANKPDAGKGYIFPKAGRATRAASFGSALGRAGIIGLHPISGILVGGGAGYFLWKKFDAAWIFWILLLLGFIAGCLNAWREVRAYLREQDAEHKRP, encoded by the coding sequence ATGAAAAAACCGGAGGAAGCGAACAAGCCGGACGCCGGGAAAGGGTACATCTTCCCTAAAGCGGGCAGGGCCACGCGCGCGGCGTCCTTCGGCAGCGCTCTGGGCAGGGCGGGAATTATCGGGCTGCACCCGATATCCGGCATCCTGGTCGGCGGCGGCGCCGGGTACTTTCTCTGGAAGAAATTTGACGCGGCCTGGATATTCTGGATACTGCTGCTCCTCGGCTTCATCGCCGGCTGCCTGAACGCCTGGCGGGAAGTGCGCGCGTATCTCCGGGAGCAGGACGCGGAACACAAAAGGCCGTAA
- the rfaF gene encoding Lipopolysaccharide heptosyltransferase II, translating to MTKIGVWNTAFLGDAILTLPLLQTLRAAYPDAVIDFWVRKGFKGLFASHPALTNVYEYDKRGRDKGALQALRLGRALGRERYGLWISAHGSLRSGMLARWSSAKVRIGYAEPRANAWFYTHTVPRLFTEFEEVERLLRLLLPLDLGARGVPLSGWPDIVLPQEAADAAERFFASLAAERAAPVLGVHPGSIWGTKRWPLEYFAAIAAKAAREGARVLVFGGPGDEEAMAEETVSLAVNELSKEDGKSIINLAAKLSLPELAAFIGRLSCYLTNDSGPMHLAWPQKTPVTALFGPTVRELGFFPRGEGATVMELPLPCRPCGLHGPQECPLQHHKCMRDMTPEMVWPDVAAKMFATPPGDGREGEPHARG from the coding sequence ACGTTGCCTTTGCTGCAAACCTTGCGCGCGGCCTACCCGGATGCGGTCATCGATTTTTGGGTCCGCAAGGGATTCAAGGGTTTGTTCGCGTCCCACCCGGCGCTGACGAACGTGTACGAATACGACAAACGCGGCCGGGACAAGGGCGCGCTGCAAGCGCTCCGCCTTGGCCGCGCCCTGGGCCGCGAACGCTACGGGTTGTGGATTTCCGCCCACGGGAGTTTGCGCAGCGGCATGCTGGCCCGCTGGAGCAGCGCCAAGGTGCGCATCGGCTACGCGGAACCCAGGGCCAACGCCTGGTTCTATACCCATACGGTCCCGAGGCTGTTTACGGAATTTGAGGAAGTGGAGCGGCTGCTCCGCCTCCTCCTGCCGCTGGATCTCGGCGCGCGCGGCGTGCCGCTTTCCGGCTGGCCGGATATAGTGCTGCCCCAGGAGGCGGCGGATGCGGCTGAACGGTTTTTCGCCTCCCTCGCGGCGGAGCGGGCAGCGCCCGTTCTCGGCGTGCATCCGGGGTCCATCTGGGGCACCAAGCGCTGGCCCCTGGAATATTTCGCCGCCATTGCGGCTAAGGCCGCGCGGGAAGGCGCGCGGGTCCTGGTGTTCGGCGGCCCCGGCGATGAAGAGGCCATGGCGGAGGAAACCGTCTCCCTTGCGGTGAACGAGTTGTCCAAAGAAGACGGCAAGAGTATCATCAATCTCGCGGCCAAGCTCTCTTTGCCGGAACTCGCCGCCTTTATCGGCCGTCTTTCCTGCTATTTGACCAACGACTCCGGCCCCATGCATCTGGCCTGGCCCCAGAAAACGCCGGTCACGGCCCTTTTCGGCCCCACGGTGCGGGAACTGGGGTTTTTCCCCAGAGGCGAAGGCGCGACGGTCATGGAACTGCCGCTTCCCTGCCGCCCGTGCGGGCTGCACGGCCCGCAGGAATGCCCGTTGCAGCACCACAAGTGCATGCGCGACATGACGCCGGAGATGGTCTGGCCCGACGTCGCGGCCAAAATGTTCGCTACGCCCCCCGGCGACGGCCGGGAAGGAGAACCCCATGCACGCGGATAA
- a CDS encoding exported hypothetical protein (Evidence 5 : No homology to any previously reported sequences), translating to MHADNTRLPLFPASGPAHTLARILALAVACLCLFGCAAAFNGISGSTLVRTDYPRLTVGANPPLILQGYGRQWVSLPTDYLGLEPSGIMDFAVYGDEGGNGSGEGAITRHAHAFVVTPSDDRRWYFRPESNKPFGGLALGRKDIGGYSWTVQVLRVDGEKDWFSAMWRASGRETPPLWLARRFSATPDRAVRVVAEYREPWPECLDPEAADLVFARKECLEGFFARSDAAFSLDMHAPEMLEAPSAPSMLAKPAFSPDMKKLAGELMEVDFFRGWR from the coding sequence ATGCACGCGGATAACACACGGTTGCCGCTTTTTCCGGCATCAGGCCCGGCTCATACCCTGGCCCGGATTTTAGCCCTGGCCGTGGCATGCCTGTGCCTTTTCGGCTGCGCGGCCGCGTTCAACGGCATTTCCGGCTCCACGCTGGTCCGGACGGACTATCCCCGGCTGACCGTCGGGGCCAATCCTCCGCTGATCCTGCAGGGATACGGCAGGCAATGGGTTTCCCTGCCCACGGACTACCTGGGGCTGGAACCCTCCGGCATCATGGACTTCGCTGTCTACGGGGATGAGGGCGGCAATGGGAGCGGCGAAGGCGCGATTACCCGCCACGCCCACGCCTTTGTTGTCACCCCGTCTGATGACAGGCGCTGGTACTTCAGGCCGGAGAGCAACAAGCCGTTTGGCGGACTGGCCCTTGGCCGCAAGGATATCGGCGGCTACAGCTGGACCGTCCAGGTGCTGCGCGTCGACGGCGAAAAGGACTGGTTCAGCGCCATGTGGCGGGCGAGCGGGCGCGAGACGCCGCCGCTCTGGCTGGCGCGGCGGTTTTCCGCCACCCCGGACCGGGCGGTCCGCGTGGTTGCGGAATACCGGGAACCCTGGCCGGAATGCCTTGATCCGGAAGCGGCGGACCTTGTCTTTGCGCGGAAGGAGTGCCTGGAAGGGTTTTTCGCCCGCTCGGACGCGGCTTTTTCGTTGGATATGCACGCTCCGGAGATGCTGGAAGCGCCTTCCGCCCCCTCGATGCTGGCAAAACCCGCCTTTTCGCCGGACATGAAAAAACTCGCCGGCGAGTTGATGGAAGTGGATTTTTTCCGGGGCTGGCGGTAA
- a CDS encoding putative ATP synthase I chain (Evidence 3 : Function proposed based on presence of conserved amino acid motif, structural feature or limited homology) has product MLQKSRDTVERYLRNRGFTSPDSRRIVADQVLLTAAACIAGVLVLPLTAWGLAFGLGTLLATINLWQIARFAHWSVTRRFTGRLAVIGFCAFLFRFAGTGFVLYLLLIPARMPVIPLVAGLSSLVVWLSVMRFSRPAGHSCKEA; this is encoded by the coding sequence ATGTTGCAGAAAAGCCGCGACACCGTTGAAAGATACTTACGAAACAGAGGGTTTACTTCTCCTGATTCGCGGCGTATCGTGGCCGATCAAGTTCTGCTCACGGCGGCGGCGTGTATTGCCGGCGTCCTGGTCCTCCCGCTGACGGCCTGGGGCCTCGCGTTCGGGCTTGGAACGCTGCTTGCCACCATAAATTTATGGCAGATCGCGCGGTTCGCGCACTGGAGCGTGACGCGGCGGTTTACCGGCAGATTGGCAGTCATCGGGTTTTGCGCGTTTCTTTTCCGGTTCGCGGGAACGGGCTTTGTGCTCTACCTCCTGCTGATACCGGCGCGCATGCCGGTTATCCCGCTGGTCGCGGGCTTGTCTTCCCTGGTCGTATGGTTGTCGGTCATGCGTTTTTCCCGCCCCGCGGGGCATTCTTGTAAGGAGGCGTAG
- the rex gene encoding Redox-sensing transcriptional repressor rex, which yields MVSPKSAHIPRATIQRLAIYLEVLEKLHDDGITVISSEPLAKACAVNASQIRKDLTYFGEFGVRGVGYNIANLMASISEALGADRPWNCVLVGAGKLGQALLNHRDFSQRSYHIIAAFDSDPTKIGEEIAGVTVQNVHLLKESTEKLNARIGLITTPPAWAQQVADQLVEAGIQGILNFVPARIFVPDHIFLEYVDFFHHLYALSFNITAAENK from the coding sequence ATGGTCTCACCCAAGTCCGCCCATATCCCGCGCGCGACCATTCAGCGCCTTGCCATTTACCTTGAAGTGCTGGAAAAACTGCACGACGACGGCATAACCGTCATATCCTCGGAACCCCTGGCAAAAGCCTGCGCGGTGAACGCATCGCAAATACGCAAGGACCTCACCTACTTCGGTGAATTCGGCGTGCGCGGCGTGGGGTATAATATCGCCAACCTCATGGCCTCCATCTCCGAAGCCCTCGGCGCGGACAGGCCGTGGAACTGCGTTCTCGTGGGCGCGGGCAAGCTCGGCCAGGCGCTCTTGAACCACCGTGACTTTTCCCAGCGCAGTTACCACATCATCGCCGCCTTTGACTCCGACCCCACGAAAATCGGGGAGGAAATCGCCGGCGTGACCGTGCAGAACGTACACCTGTTGAAAGAATCCACCGAAAAGCTCAACGCCCGCATCGGTCTTATCACCACGCCCCCGGCCTGGGCCCAGCAGGTGGCGGACCAGCTTGTGGAGGCGGGCATCCAGGGGATTCTCAACTTCGTTCCCGCCAGAATTTTTGTGCCGGACCACATCTTTTTGGAGTATGTGGACTTTTTCCACCACTTGTACGCGCTTTCGTTCAACATCACAGCCGCTGAAAACAAATGA
- a CDS encoding ATP synthase F0, C subunit → MRKLLTAFFGVLGVLATAGVAMAAEAAAAAAPVAPATLDAPGLGTVALAMCIGMGIAAAGCGIGQGLGLKGACEGVARNPEASNKLTNTLMLGLAFIESLAIYTFVICLILIFMRPFG, encoded by the coding sequence ATGCGTAAACTTTTGACCGCCTTTTTCGGCGTTCTGGGCGTCCTGGCCACCGCCGGGGTCGCCATGGCCGCGGAAGCGGCAGCCGCCGCGGCGCCCGTGGCGCCCGCGACCCTTGACGCGCCCGGTCTCGGCACCGTGGCCCTTGCCATGTGCATCGGCATGGGCATCGCCGCCGCCGGTTGCGGCATCGGCCAGGGCCTGGGCCTGAAAGGCGCCTGCGAAGGCGTGGCCCGCAACCCCGAGGCCAGCAACAAGCTGACGAACACCCTGATGCTCGGCCTTGCGTTCATCGAATCGCTGGCCATCTACACGTTCGTTATCTGCCTTATTCTTATCTTCATGCGCCCCTTCGGGTGA
- a CDS encoding Acetyltransferase, GNAT family has product MPLIRPPHAAERDGLLALWERSVRATHHFLAEKDIAYYRPMVREFLASPLEIWVAAAETANTPLGFMGLDIASAATLAWKLEALFVDPARSRRGVGTLLIRHARLLKGRLDLDVNEQNPGARAFYSRLGFVETGRSPRDGAGKPFPLIHMKG; this is encoded by the coding sequence ATGCCCCTGATCCGCCCGCCGCACGCCGCCGAACGCGACGGCCTTCTCGCCCTGTGGGAACGTTCCGTCCGCGCGACGCACCACTTCCTGGCCGAGAAGGATATCGCCTACTACCGCCCCATGGTCCGGGAGTTTCTCGCCTCCCCCCTGGAAATCTGGGTCGCCGCCGCGGAAACGGCCAATACGCCCCTGGGGTTCATGGGGCTGGATATCGCGTCCGCCGCCACCCTGGCGTGGAAGCTGGAAGCCCTGTTCGTCGACCCTGCCCGGAGCCGCCGGGGCGTGGGAACGCTTCTGATCCGGCATGCCCGGCTTCTTAAGGGAAGGCTCGACCTGGACGTCAACGAGCAAAACCCCGGCGCGCGCGCTTTTTATTCCCGGCTCGGGTTTGTCGAGACCGGCAGATCTCCCCGTGACGGCGCGGGCAAGCCTTTTCCCCTGATCCATATGAAGGGATGA
- a CDS encoding exported hypothetical protein (Evidence 5 : No homology to any previously reported sequences), with protein MKPYARMLAVFSASLLLAACSAGRTGVVGGVLTTSQRPAISIAAKAPFTLADCGRVWVSPRTMEVPGSVTASFDYAVYTDGTVSPATKFAYAAIIRLDEAERWNFVPQGNTLPGSFGVRQGAGPVDRAGALYTLHVPAAGDWASELLAANGTAVPQAWIAKRWLFSLDKGARAMAEYREPWPADLDVPQTDLMLLSAPNAEFLKEFETRALAVFSFDAAAGDFSGPAPASGWHASPVSPDVKNLAGDVISTESSSSGSFN; from the coding sequence ATGAAACCATATGCGCGCATGCTTGCCGTCTTTTCCGCAAGTCTTCTGCTCGCGGCCTGTTCCGCCGGGCGCACGGGCGTCGTCGGCGGCGTTCTGACCACGAGCCAGCGGCCGGCCATATCCATCGCGGCCAAAGCGCCGTTCACCCTCGCGGATTGCGGCAGGGTCTGGGTTTCTCCCCGGACCATGGAGGTTCCCGGCTCCGTCACGGCCTCGTTCGATTACGCCGTGTATACGGACGGAACCGTATCGCCCGCGACGAAATTCGCTTACGCGGCCATCATCCGGCTTGATGAAGCGGAACGCTGGAATTTCGTGCCCCAGGGCAATACGCTGCCGGGCAGCTTCGGCGTGCGGCAAGGGGCCGGGCCGGTTGACCGCGCGGGGGCGCTGTACACCCTGCACGTGCCCGCCGCCGGGGATTGGGCGAGCGAACTGCTGGCGGCCAACGGCACGGCCGTGCCGCAGGCGTGGATCGCCAAGCGCTGGCTGTTCAGCCTGGATAAGGGGGCGCGGGCCATGGCCGAGTACCGCGAGCCATGGCCCGCCGACCTTGACGTTCCCCAGACGGATCTCATGCTGCTCAGCGCGCCCAACGCGGAATTTCTGAAAGAGTTCGAAACGCGCGCCCTCGCGGTTTTTTCGTTTGATGCCGCCGCGGGCGACTTTTCCGGCCCGGCTCCCGCATCCGGATGGCACGCCTCGCCCGTGTCGCCCGATGTGAAGAACCTCGCCGGGGACGTTATCTCTACCGAGAGTTCCTCGTCCGGCAGTTTTAACTGA